One window of Elaeis guineensis isolate ETL-2024a chromosome 11, EG11, whole genome shotgun sequence genomic DNA carries:
- the LOC105054028 gene encoding LOW QUALITY PROTEIN: probable xyloglucan galactosyltransferase GT19 (The sequence of the model RefSeq protein was modified relative to this genomic sequence to represent the inferred CDS: deleted 2 bases in 1 codon), protein MARPSVLIILSLVLSVLLLVPCHVRSRSTIQTGSGLPLLENAEEVAAREEEEAQRRRRTKCEGRWIHIRDLPPRFNTDLLQSCNAFPLYDDGNFCPYLANHGLGPLTHNRSRSWYRTDPHMLERFFHRRLLEYPCLTPDPALADGVFLPYYAALDALPFLYHPPFNSSALHGRDLADFLRRDRPAIWGRHQGHDHFLVLARPAWDVSQEPDADPLLWGTSFLRLPDFLNVTVLSLEARPWPWQERAIPHPTSFHPATLARLDAWLARARRGRRTNLMLFAGGGGGGGPNIRGSIRAECENRTDICEVVDCSGGACSHDPFRFMRPMLRSSFCLQPPGDTPTRRSTFDGILAGCIPVFFEEIGARAQYGWHLPKDQFEKFSVFIPKEEVVFNGVRIADVLAAIPPAEVRWMRKNVLELAPRVMYRRHGSSAGLRARKDAVDLAIDGVLRRVRRRVRALEEGDPNPLIFDEDAGERW, encoded by the exons ATGGCTCGCCCCTCCGTTCTTATTATTCTCTCTCTCGTCCTCTCCGTTCTCCTTCTCGTCCCCTGCCATGTACGATCCCGATCCACCATCCAAACCGGCAGCGGCCTTCCATTATTAGAAAACGCGGAGGAAGTCGCcgcccgagaggaagaagaagCGCAGCGGCGGCGGCGCACGAAGTGCGAAGGCCGGTGGATCCACATCCGCGACCTCCCGCCGCGGTTCAACACTGACCTCCTCCAATCCTGCAATGCGTTCCCCCTCTATGACGACGGCAATTTCTGCCCCTATCTCGCCAACCACGGCCTCGGCCCCCTCACCCACAACCGCTCCCGGAGCTGGTACCGCACCGACCCCCACATGCTCGAGCGCTTCTTCCACCGCCGCCTCCTCGAGTACCCCTGCCTCACCCCCGACCCGGCCCTCGCCGACGGCGTCTTTCTCCCCTACTACGCCGCCCTCGATGCCCTCCCCTTCCTCTACCACCCGCCC TTCAACTCCAGTGCCCTCCACGGCCGCGACCTCGCCGATTTCCTCCGCCGCGACCGCCCCGCCATCTGGGGCCGGCACCAAGGCCACGACCACTTCCTCGTCCTCGCCCGCCCCGCCTGGGACGTCTCCCAGGAACCCGACGCCGACCCCCTTCTCTGGGGCACCTCCTTCCTCCGCCTCCCCGACTTCCTGAACGTCACCGTCCTCTCCCTCGAGGCCCGCCCCTGGCCCTGGCAGGAGCGTGCCATCCCCCACCCCACCTCCTTCCACCCGGCCACCCTCGCCCGCCTCGACGCCTGGCTCGCCCGCGCCCGTCGCGGCCGCCGCACCAACCTCATGCTCTTCGCCGGCGGTGGCGGTGGAGGCGGCCCCAACATTCGCGGCAGCATCCGGGCCGAGTGCGAGAACCGGACCGACATCTGCGAGGTGGTCGACTGCTCCGGAGGGGCCTGCTCCCACGACCCCTTCCGGTTCATGCGGCCGATGCTCCGGTCCAGCTTCTGCCTCCAGCCGCCTGGCGACACGCCGACCCGGAGGTCCACCTTCGACGGGATCCTGGCCGGTTGCATCCCGGTGTTCTTCGAGGAGATCGGGGCGCGGGCGCAGTACGGGTGGCACCTCCCGAAGGACCAATTCGAGAAGTTCTCGGTGTTTATTCCGAAGGAGGAGGTTGTCTTCAACGGGGTCCGGATCGCCGACGTATTGGCGGCGATACCGCCGGCGGAGGTGCGGTGGATGCGGAAGAACGTGTTGGAGCTGGCGCCTAGGGTGATGTACCGGCGGCACGGCAGCTCGGCGGGGCTCCGGGCGAGGAAGGATGCCGTGGATCTGGCCATCGACGGGGTGCTCAGGAGAGTCCGCCGCCGGGTGCGGGCGCTGGAGGAGGGGGATCCGAATCCGCTCATCTTCGATGAGGACGCCGGCGAGCGGTGGTAG